The Culex quinquefasciatus strain JHB chromosome 2, VPISU_Cqui_1.0_pri_paternal, whole genome shotgun sequence genome contains the following window.
CTCTGGCCACTGCTCCACGTGCCGGTCCTGTTGAAGGCACTGATTGCGGGAAGGTTTCCGGCTGGGTTGCTCAACTGAAATAGGAACGCGGATGGACGGAACTCAGATCGTGGCCAGGGCATGACAGTTCTCTGGAATAACAACGGGTTCAGAAGCGCATGATGAAAGTTTGGACATTTGGGTCGCCAAAGATGGTGAAGATTCCGTTGTATTCAAGGAGGATGAATTTGTACCTTATCCTAGACCATATCAAAGGTAGCGTAACAATAAAATGACTTGAATTTCCCGAAAAGTAGTTTTAATTCCACAATTCCAATTTTGACCGAAGATGTCTTCACTGTGGTTGTAATTAGGTCCTCCAACCCATCAATGATGCTTTTTGCGTCGGATGTGGCAGCTCTCCCCGGAGATTCTCGTTCCGTTCTGGTGATGACGGTTTCGGTGTGCTGCAGGATCATGTTTTCATTCGCGAGAGCGGCCATCAAGCGGAGCCAAGCCTTATCGAGCGAATTGGCCCACATCTCCGTCCCGTGGTCAGTGTCCAACAGGGAGTGGCTGCTTCCAGGGCGTTTCTGAAAAATCGAATGAACAAAGGGAAAAACTTGCTGAACAATCTGCTGGAGAAGTCGACTGACGAGCAGAAGATTAACCGATGGAACTGGGGAACTGGCGGCCAACTGGATGCCATTGAACGACCGGATGCAATCCGAAATTGTCCGCACCGGCGATAATCTCCGGAATCTTTTCTCAATTAGTTGATTTACCTTCTGTACCTTCAGCCACTTCAGCACCACTTTTTCTGTAAATGCAGCCATCTgtcaaaacaacaacattcgAAAATTCCGTAACCAAGCTATAAAAAAATCAGGAGAAAAATTGAGTAACTTTGAGTAACATTGAgtcattttgagaaattgagtcaCACGGTTGCTCACTGTCCAACCCCTTGTCTAGCTCagatatttaattgttttgggttATTGGTTGATTTTTGGGCTTTATTTGGACTTTTTGGGGTTGATCTACCTTAGTTTCCCTATCTAGCTAATTAGCATTGTGGTCTACCTTCCCGTTTTTAATGAGAAAACCCCGGGACATACAGGTTGAACCTGGTGAAAGCGTAGACGAAACAAACTGTTTGGTCACACAAAGTTGTACCTCCTCCTGTCCTTCGGGGTCCGTAGCGTCGTAAATTACATGAGGTGTTGTGTGGGAGCGTCTGTACGTGGCTGGTGTGGTCTATGCGTAACTCGATCCTCCGACGAAGGCTGTCCTGAAGATGGTAACATAAGCGGTCCTCTGGCGTCGACCATCTTGATGTTGATGTTTGCTTTACGTTTCC
Protein-coding sequences here:
- the LOC119766227 gene encoding uncharacterized protein LOC119766227; this translates as MAAFTEKVVLKWLKVQKKRPGSSHSLLDTDHGTEMWANSLDKAWLRLMAALANENMILQHTETVITRTERESPGRAATSDAKSIIDGLEDLITTTVKTSSVKIGIVELKLLFGKFKSFYCYATFDMV